In a single window of the Necator americanus strain Aroian chromosome X, whole genome shotgun sequence genome:
- a CDS encoding hypothetical protein (NECATOR_CHRX.G23374.T1), producing MSDWVPRDIKRPQEDHRPDAELSYIVEQTPTNRHLLGYLCVSFAALQETHIASRPVISVGDYTIYCGDADEKKEETTIVQTAAAAQIPKLPVIPIPTFTGKIWEFSNFWTLFDANVHQQPLTRLQKFNYLVNALRGEARELIRRYPIIDSNYDQAVDLLHSKYGNESALIGNLQLRLETAKAESGRIKAQRRLLETITPIVTQLQEQRVNLDGSYFSQKTLAKFSTTLQRQALQEYVSQNTQESDWKMSRTLSILDNLISTEEKINEMVNRNDRVGTTSTYQSEKSMRIPSQNVERSRGIRMMCRRVSRRLMSVVNCTARLLIPS from the exons atgagcgactgggttccgcGCGATATCAAGCGACCACAGGAAGATCatcgacccgatg CTGAATTGTCGTATATTGTCGAGcaaactccaacaaaccgccaTCTTCTGGGATATCTCTGTGTGtcgtttgctgcactgcaggaaacacacaTCGCAAGCCGTCCCGTCATCAGCGTCGGAGATTACACCATCTATtgtggcgatgctgatgaaaagaag GAGGAAACAACAATAGTACAAACGGCAGCTGCAGCGCAAATTCCGAAACTCCCAGTGATACCTATACCGACGTTCACAGGGAAAATATgggaattttcgaatttctggaCACTGTTCGACGCTAATGTACACCAGCAACCTTTGACGAGACTTCAGAAATTCAACTATCTCGTCAACGCCCTGAGAGGAGAAGCCAGGGAACTAATACGCCGTTATCCCATCATTGATTCAAATTACgatcaggcagttgacctctTACACTCCAAATACGGCAATGAGTCAGCTCTCATCGGGAATCTACAATTGCGTTTGGAAACGGCAAAAGCCGAATCAGGGAGAATCAAAGCACAGAGACGCCTTCTGGAAACGATCACTCCGATCGTTACGCAACTGCAAGAACAAAGGGTCAACCTCGACGGATCCTACTTCTCGCAGAAAACTCTTGCCAAGTTCTCGACCACTCTGCAGCGTCAAGCATTACAAGAGTACGTCTCGCAGAATACGCAAGAAAGCGATTGGAAGATGAGTCGCACGCTGTCAATCCTTGACAATCTTATTTCcaccgaagaaaaaatcaatgaaatggTGAATAGAAATGATCGAGTGGGTACAACATCCACTTATCAATCGGAGAAATCTATGAGGATTCCTTCTCAAAACgtggaacggtcaagaggtatccgtatgatgtgccgccgcgtatccaggaggctaatgagcgtcgttaattgcaccgcgcgtctcctgataccgtcataa
- a CDS encoding hypothetical protein (NECATOR_CHRX.G23373.T1), with protein sequence MKSLVSKIPSKQVVIVGIDANAKIRLEQKSDVLGKWHYLAERTSDNGDRLVDLCEQTVLIIAFTFKRNHRRHQLTWQGSTLLKAHTTQILGGMRL encoded by the coding sequence ATGAAATCGTTGgtgtctaaaatacccagcAAGCAGGTTGTCATTGTAGGAATCgatgcaaatgcgaagataAGACTCGAACAaaaatccgatgtgctaggaaaatggcaTTATctagcggagcgcacgtcggacaacggtgaccgtctggtcgacttgtgcgaacagacagTCCTCATCATCGCCttcacgtttaagaggaatcatcgacgccatcagctcacgtggcagggttCAACCCTTTTAAAGGCGCATACCACCCAGATTCTGGGTGGTATGCGCCTTTAA
- a CDS encoding hypothetical protein (NECATOR_CHRX.G23372.T1) produces MLDYQTRKRVDDADSLTECIQDAAKKTFPVLAPRKKYLRTISTFNSLCVARITVDFNREKRLRRRLRRQLKRDHENEWTSRAKEFEKVWEDKNPRKAYTVLRQYSGKMKRYLPVLNTANGVAVGEATLPSWREHFNNLLNRQI; encoded by the coding sequence ATGTTGGATTACCAGACCAGGAAGAGAGTGGACGACGCTGACTCTCTCACTGAATGcattcaggacgctgcaaagaaaacgttcCCGGTTTTAGCACCGAGGAAGAAGTATCTGCGGACGATATCCACGTTCAATTCTTTGTGTGTTGCCCGCATCACTGTTGACTTCAACCGggagaagcgtctgagaaggaggttgcgtcgtcaactgaaACGTGATCATgagaacgaatggacgtcaagagcgaaagagtttgagaaggtgtgggaggacaaaaacccGAGAAAAGCCTATACTGTGCTAaggcagtatagcggcaagatgaagaggTATCTGCCTGTCCTGAACACAGCCAACGGAGTCGCTGTGGGGGAGGCAACCTTGCCCAGCTGGAGGGAGCATTTTAACAATTTGCTGAACCGACAAATCTGA
- a CDS encoding hypothetical protein (NECATOR_CHRX.G23375.T1): MSGHVTLRSHKGPLTRYCNILTRLLDKQSSTQPDALNNFTTALDDLQEPLTEENDKQVTQYLDKAHVVLVRAQERIIHIEGQLLRSGKIWEFSNFWTLFDANVHQQPLTRLQKFNYLVNALRGEARELIRRYPIIDSNYDQAVDLLHSKYGNESALIGNLQLRLETAKAESGRIKAQRRLLETITPIVTQLQEQRVNLDGSYFSQKTLAKFSTTLQRQALQEYVSQNTQESDWKMSRTLSILDNLISTEEKINEMVNRNDRVGTTSTYQSEKSMRIPSQNVERSRGIRMMCRRVSRRLMSVVNCTARLLIPS; the protein is encoded by the exons ATGTCAGGCCATGTTACACTACGCTCACACAAAGGGCCTTTGACTCGATACTGCAATATCTTGACGCGGCTTCTTGACAAGCAATCTTCAACGCAGCCAG ATGCCTTGAATAACTTCACGACCGCACTAGATGATCTTCAAGAACCACTTACGGAAGAAAACGATAAGCAAGTGACGCAGTATTTAGACAAAGCTCACGTGGTGTTAGTGCGAGCGCAAGAACGAATAATCCACATAGAGGGACAACTATTAAGATCCG GGAAAATATgggaattttcgaatttctggaCACTGTTCGACGCTAATGTACACCAGCAACCTTTGACGAGACTTCAGAAATTCAACTATCTCGTCAACGCCCTGAGAGGAGAAGCCAGGGAACTAATACGCCGTTATCCCATCATTGATTCAAATTACgatcaggcagttgacctctTACACTCCAAATACGGCAATGAGTCAGCTCTCATCGGGAATCTACAATTGCGTTTGGAAACGGCAAAAGCCGAATCAGGGAGAATCAAAGCACAGAGACGCCTTCTGGAAACGATCACTCCGATCGTTACGCAACTGCAAGAACAAAGGGTCAACCTCGACGGATCCTACTTCTCGCAGAAAACTCTTGCCAAGTTCTCGACCACTCTGCAGCGTCAAGCATTACAAGAGTACGTCTCGCAGAATACGCAAGAAAGCGATTGGAAGATGAGTCGCACGCTGTCAATCCTTGACAATCTTATTTCcaccgaagaaaaaatcaatgaaatggTGAATAGAAATGATCGAGTGGGTACAACATCCACTTATCAATCGGAGAAATCTATGAGGATTCCTTCTCAAAACgtggaacggtcaagaggtatccgtatgatgtgccgccgcgtatccaggaggctaatgagcgtcgttaattgcaccgcgcgtctcctgataccgtcataa